Proteins encoded within one genomic window of Candidatus Berkiella cookevillensis:
- a CDS encoding VOC family protein, giving the protein MDERPYKPIDSPGMIPHLTVKNADKAIHYYREMFMFELVKQPIRFNGEIMHAELKLYDARITLAPEGAWGMTKQTPASQNIQSPIGFYVYVKDVEAFYKHAQTQGAEILFEPTDMFWGDRVCSFKDKDGYDWSFATNVADFDPKNMPK; this is encoded by the coding sequence ATGGATGAACGTCCCTACAAGCCAATTGACTCACCTGGCATGATCCCTCATCTTACAGTCAAAAATGCTGATAAAGCCATTCATTACTATAGAGAAATGTTTATGTTCGAATTAGTTAAACAGCCTATACGTTTCAATGGTGAGATCATGCATGCAGAGCTGAAATTATATGATGCTCGAATAACGCTAGCACCAGAAGGCGCTTGGGGCATGACAAAACAAACACCAGCCTCTCAAAATATTCAGTCTCCCATTGGGTTTTATGTTTATGTGAAAGATGTTGAGGCTTTCTATAAACATGCGCAAACACAAGGTGCTGAGATACTCTTTGAACCGACAGATATGTTTTGGGGTGATAGAGTCTGTAGCTTCAAAGACAAAGACGGCTATGACTGGAGTTTTGCAACCAATGTTGCTGACTTTGATCCTAAGAACATGCCTAAGTAA
- a CDS encoding class I SAM-dependent methyltransferase produces the protein MNSSTKFEWEKIFSSLYLDEKPTLNQRLTRANIPQELLIKAIGKGRYKTVLDTTAGLGRDALIMASVSEKIVLLERHPKIFQGLEQTLTQARNVESLQTLLQRIELIHICAIEFLTTYSGPDFEIIYCDPMFPKKTKSALPKKESQYLQSIIGADEDAETLIEIALSKAKNRVVVKRPLQSPVLIKKPTMQYKARAHRFDVYVC, from the coding sequence ATGAACTCATCTACTAAATTTGAATGGGAGAAAATATTTTCTTCACTCTATTTGGATGAGAAGCCCACACTCAACCAACGATTGACGCGCGCCAATATTCCACAAGAACTGCTGATCAAAGCAATTGGTAAGGGGCGCTATAAAACCGTGCTTGATACAACCGCAGGTTTAGGACGTGATGCTCTGATTATGGCAAGCGTCAGTGAAAAAATCGTTTTACTGGAAAGACATCCAAAAATCTTTCAAGGTTTAGAACAAACATTGACGCAAGCCCGTAATGTTGAATCCTTACAAACATTATTGCAAAGAATAGAACTCATCCATATTTGTGCCATTGAGTTTCTAACAACCTATTCAGGACCTGACTTTGAGATTATTTATTGTGATCCAATGTTCCCTAAAAAAACGAAGTCTGCATTGCCCAAGAAAGAAAGCCAATATTTACAGTCCATCATTGGCGCCGATGAAGATGCCGAAACACTCATTGAAATAGCGCTCTCCAAAGCAAAGAACCGCGTTGTTGTAAAAAGACCTTTACAAAGTCCGGTACTCATCAAAAAGCCAACCATGCAGTATAAGGCTCGCGCACATCGCTTTGATGTATATGTTTGTTAG
- a CDS encoding amino acid permease: MSLKNSVGAVLLIIGTSVGAAVLALPIATAQLGFIGATLTYFICWFFMTIGALCVLEANLSAGFGTNMVSMSELYLGKMGKWITWGTYLILFYALSASYLTGASSWVMHFFEYFQNPISSNTAAIIATISIMAIIFCGTYITDLINRILMLGLFAAFILLSLVTMQHVESELLFAIKPKFDLQPLPLIITAFGYAIIVPTLTHYLQGNHQQLYRVIIVGSIIPLFMYLLWELLILGTLPFSGDISLTTVGMSGNPVTELPKQLHQKFNHPFITQGMSYFSVFALFTSILGVCLSLFDFLADGLKIKRNIGGKIGLSAITFLPPLLFVYFFPQGFTFALSFAGIFVSLLLGILPALMVWRLSNHQSEKKIIGWVANKALLSITILFFLIVITIECHNVYELIY; the protein is encoded by the coding sequence ATGTCTCTTAAGAATTCTGTTGGTGCGGTGTTACTCATTATTGGAACATCCGTAGGCGCTGCTGTATTAGCTTTACCCATTGCTACCGCACAATTAGGTTTCATTGGCGCAACACTTACTTATTTTATCTGCTGGTTCTTTATGACCATTGGCGCCTTATGTGTCCTAGAAGCCAATTTAAGCGCTGGCTTTGGCACCAACATGGTCAGCATGAGTGAGCTTTATCTGGGCAAGATGGGCAAGTGGATTACATGGGGCACTTATTTAATACTCTTTTATGCCTTATCTGCCTCCTATCTCACAGGTGCAAGCAGCTGGGTCATGCATTTCTTTGAATATTTTCAAAACCCCATCAGCAGCAATACTGCGGCCATTATTGCAACAATTTCTATTATGGCAATTATTTTCTGTGGCACCTACATCACCGACCTTATCAACAGAATTCTCATGTTGGGTTTATTTGCCGCCTTCATTTTACTGTCGCTGGTTACCATGCAACATGTTGAATCAGAACTGCTCTTTGCCATCAAACCTAAATTTGATTTACAGCCTTTGCCTTTGATTATTACTGCTTTTGGCTATGCCATCATTGTGCCAACCCTGACACATTATCTACAAGGCAATCATCAACAATTGTATCGTGTTATCATTGTTGGCAGTATTATCCCACTTTTTATGTATCTCTTATGGGAATTACTCATTTTAGGAACCCTACCTTTCTCAGGTGATATTTCTCTTACTACGGTAGGAATGAGTGGTAACCCTGTCACAGAGCTACCAAAACAACTCCATCAAAAATTCAATCATCCTTTCATCACACAGGGAATGAGCTATTTTTCTGTGTTTGCTTTATTTACTTCTATTTTGGGCGTGTGTTTATCTTTGTTTGATTTCTTAGCAGATGGCCTGAAAATTAAAAGAAATATTGGTGGAAAAATAGGATTATCGGCGATTACCTTCTTGCCGCCACTGCTCTTTGTCTATTTTTTCCCACAAGGTTTTACGTTCGCGCTGAGTTTCGCCGGTATCTTCGTATCCTTGTTACTGGGTATTTTGCCAGCACTGATGGTGTGGCGCCTTAGCAATCACCAAAGCGAAAAGAAAATCATTGGCTGGGTTGCTAACAAAGCCTTGCTCAGCATTACCATTTTATTTTTCTTAATTGTCATTACTATTGAATGCCATAACGTATATGAACTCATCTACTAA
- the ftsX gene encoding permease-like cell division protein FtsX yields MAERFKQFRRKEQASNNAHKRGAYSSIWSPRKVSTQILGSHLIAFKLGFRNLAQTPFATFMTVLAIGIALSLPLGLHALLKNVQSVASHFEYQGSLTLYLSHNTPQPEILSLQAKIKEKYPEIVSIAYIPADKALDEFKQQVDIDSILALLPENPLTGMVIVQLDPSLTQYQQAMNIKNTLSAFPFVKSVDLDYEWVEKLHAIIRLGQVLSNCLGILIGLGVVFIIGNTMRLALEKHKEELEVLNLIGATRAFIRRPFLYRGLFYGILGAIIGTLIISAATLVIKEPAQTLTHLYDGVISIQALKLSEILSLCFYSCLLGWFGAWLAFYQQQKTLA; encoded by the coding sequence ATGGCTGAGCGCTTCAAACAGTTTCGCAGAAAAGAACAAGCAAGTAATAATGCACATAAAAGAGGCGCCTATTCTAGCATTTGGAGTCCTAGAAAAGTATCAACGCAAATTCTCGGCTCGCATCTTATTGCTTTTAAATTAGGCTTTAGAAATCTAGCACAAACACCTTTTGCAACCTTTATGACGGTACTGGCAATCGGTATTGCGCTGAGCTTGCCTCTGGGATTACATGCCTTGCTTAAGAATGTTCAATCCGTTGCCTCTCACTTTGAATATCAAGGCTCACTGACGCTTTATCTCAGTCACAACACACCGCAGCCAGAAATCTTAAGCCTCCAAGCTAAGATAAAAGAGAAATATCCAGAAATAGTATCTATAGCCTATATTCCTGCAGACAAGGCTTTGGATGAATTTAAGCAACAAGTTGATATCGACAGTATCTTAGCGTTACTCCCTGAAAACCCCTTAACAGGCATGGTCATCGTGCAGCTCGATCCGAGTCTGACACAGTACCAACAAGCCATGAATATCAAAAATACTTTATCTGCTTTTCCCTTTGTAAAATCCGTTGATTTAGATTATGAATGGGTGGAAAAGCTTCATGCTATTATTCGCTTGGGTCAGGTTTTATCAAACTGCTTGGGTATACTGATAGGCTTAGGCGTAGTATTTATCATTGGAAATACCATGCGCCTTGCCTTAGAAAAACATAAAGAAGAACTCGAGGTACTCAATCTGATTGGCGCAACACGTGCATTCATACGTCGCCCCTTCTTATATCGTGGATTATTTTACGGCATATTAGGTGCAATCATCGGCACCCTAATCATCAGTGCTGCAACACTTGTTATTAAAGAACCAGCGCAAACATTGACCCACCTTTACGATGGGGTGATCTCTATTCAAGCACTGAAATTGAGTGAAATTTTATCTCTCTGCTTTTATAGCTGCTTGCTTGGATGGTTTGGTGCTTGGTTAGCTTTTTATCAACAACAAAAAACATTAGCCTAA
- a CDS encoding cell division ATP-binding protein FtsE: MITLLNVTKKYPSGHVAMDDMSLQIMSGEMVFLQGHSGAGKSTLLKMLALLERPTKGQIIVGGKNLNQINQHHIPYYRRQIGFISQNPKLLNHYSVFENVAMPLVIAGFERQELIKRVRAALNRVGLLHKELQKPLQLSEGEQQRVGIARAIVHKPKIVLADEPTGNLDPELSLEIFKLFAQFNQVGVTLLIASHDAGLIKHLPFRSIHIAQGKLLPSPTNIQPATKWEAQHG; this comes from the coding sequence GTGATCACTTTACTAAATGTAACAAAAAAATACCCCAGCGGTCATGTTGCAATGGATGATATGTCATTGCAAATCATGTCTGGAGAAATGGTCTTTTTGCAAGGTCATTCTGGTGCTGGCAAAAGTACACTCTTGAAAATGCTTGCGCTTCTAGAACGTCCTACCAAAGGGCAAATCATTGTGGGCGGTAAAAATTTAAATCAAATTAACCAGCACCATATCCCTTACTATCGCAGACAAATTGGATTCATTAGTCAAAATCCCAAATTATTGAACCACTATAGCGTCTTTGAAAATGTTGCCATGCCTTTGGTGATTGCAGGCTTTGAAAGACAAGAATTGATCAAACGTGTAAGAGCGGCATTAAATCGTGTCGGCCTCCTACACAAGGAATTACAGAAGCCTTTACAATTATCAGAAGGCGAGCAACAGCGTGTTGGGATAGCGCGCGCGATTGTGCATAAACCCAAAATCGTTTTGGCAGATGAACCAACGGGTAACCTTGATCCAGAACTTTCCTTAGAAATTTTCAAATTGTTTGCACAATTTAACCAAGTAGGCGTGACGCTGCTGATTGCATCACACGATGCAGGACTTATCAAACACTTGCCATTTCGCTCTATTCATATTGCGCAAGGAAAACTATTACCCAGCCCAACCAATATCCAACCGGCTACCAAATGGGAGGCTCAACATGGCTGA
- the ftsY gene encoding signal recognition particle-docking protein FtsY translates to MLKFFRKMVKAPETPAPEAQASIPNDSNDSVESLETISTDTHVEEHIATQTGLAVEKTEETEDTTTIPEVPSSDKAADTNEHIATEAFAQPPITTEESLVEVPTAAPIERQAEMPVEAPVETPTKISLFQKLKQSLTKTRTTLTEGLANLFLGKKTIDAELLEDLETLLLVADVGVDATQKIIDSLTQQISRKTLKDPQAVYQALQQALLDILKPCEKPLNLQPSQKPFVLLMVGVNGAGKTTTIGKLAQKFKQNKQSVMLAAGDTFRAAAIEQLQVWGERNQVPVIAQHTGADSASVIYDAVQSATAKNVDVLIADTAGRLHTRENLMEELKKILRVTQKIIPNAPHEVMLVLDASTGQNALQQARVFHSLLNLTGIVITKLDGTAKGGIIFAIANELKLPIRFIGVGESIDDLRPFEAQAFVDALFENTSNITTSTKI, encoded by the coding sequence ATGTTAAAATTTTTCCGTAAAATGGTGAAAGCACCTGAAACACCTGCACCAGAAGCGCAGGCCAGCATCCCCAATGATTCAAATGATTCAGTAGAAAGCCTCGAAACAATTTCAACAGACACGCATGTTGAAGAACATATAGCCACTCAAACAGGCCTCGCGGTAGAAAAAACTGAAGAAACAGAGGATACAACGACTATCCCAGAAGTTCCAAGCTCCGATAAGGCAGCGGACACAAACGAACACATCGCAACGGAAGCATTTGCTCAGCCACCCATAACCACTGAAGAATCACTCGTTGAAGTACCAACGGCAGCGCCTATCGAAAGACAAGCTGAAATGCCTGTCGAAGCACCCGTCGAAACACCAACAAAAATTTCATTGTTTCAAAAGCTTAAACAATCACTCACCAAAACAAGAACAACCCTAACCGAAGGCTTAGCTAATTTATTCTTAGGCAAAAAAACCATTGATGCTGAGCTTTTGGAAGATTTGGAAACATTATTATTGGTTGCAGATGTTGGGGTAGATGCAACTCAAAAGATTATTGATTCTCTCACCCAACAAATCTCACGCAAAACGCTCAAAGATCCCCAAGCAGTTTATCAGGCACTCCAACAAGCTTTACTAGACATTCTAAAGCCTTGTGAAAAGCCCCTCAATTTACAACCCTCACAAAAACCATTTGTGTTACTCATGGTTGGTGTAAATGGTGCAGGAAAAACGACGACAATCGGAAAACTTGCACAAAAATTCAAACAAAACAAGCAATCTGTTATGCTCGCAGCTGGCGATACTTTTAGAGCCGCCGCTATTGAACAATTACAAGTCTGGGGCGAACGTAACCAAGTGCCTGTCATTGCACAACATACCGGCGCTGACAGCGCATCTGTGATTTACGACGCTGTTCAATCTGCCACTGCAAAAAATGTTGATGTTCTGATCGCTGACACAGCTGGCCGACTACATACCCGTGAAAATCTAATGGAAGAGTTAAAAAAGATTTTGCGTGTAACACAAAAAATTATACCCAACGCCCCTCATGAGGTCATGTTGGTTTTAGATGCCTCAACCGGTCAAAATGCCTTACAACAAGCTCGGGTTTTTCACAGTTTGCTTAATCTAACTGGCATTGTCATCACGAAACTGGATGGCACAGCAAAAGGGGGCATTATTTTTGCGATTGCCAATGAATTAAAGCTGCCTATCCGATTTATTGGCGTGGGTGAAAGCATTGATGACTTAAGGCCCTTTGAAGCGCAGGCATTTGTGGATGCATTGTTTGAAAATACAAGTAATATCACAACCAGCACAAAGATATAA
- a CDS encoding M16 family metallopeptidase, giving the protein MQKSVTQEFKLDNGLVLVVREDHRSPSVVAQMWYRVGSADEHGGITGISHALEHMMFLGTQAVPNDQFSKKIGSLGGYENAFTSEDQTVYYEEIGKQHLETCLQLEADRMKHLQFKPDEVLRELEVIKEERRLRVEDDPQSLTWERFMAAANVGGAYHNPVIGWMEDITQLSLQDLKEWYEKWYAPNFATLVVVGDVNAEEVYALAQKYFAHIPASSAIKPKAKPQVAPLGKRTIEVHAKANLPFLMLGYDVPSFSSKALEQRIYALMVLQSVLDGGLSARFEKELVRSQAVAAEVGAHYDPYQRYNTQFVINATPSEGTDNALLLKSIETEIEKLAETLVSDDELKRAKMNLVSGYIYEKDSTSQQAMLLGKLKTLDLNIDMMDTFESKIQSITAEDVQTVAKEFFTDKRQTIAWLIPETLS; this is encoded by the coding sequence ATGCAAAAAAGTGTTACACAAGAATTCAAGTTAGATAACGGCCTTGTATTAGTGGTACGAGAAGATCACCGCTCACCCTCGGTTGTTGCACAAATGTGGTATCGCGTTGGCTCTGCAGATGAGCACGGTGGTATCACTGGTATCTCTCATGCGCTTGAGCACATGATGTTTTTGGGTACTCAAGCGGTTCCAAACGATCAATTCTCAAAGAAAATTGGCAGCTTAGGTGGCTATGAAAATGCCTTCACCTCAGAAGATCAAACAGTGTACTACGAAGAAATTGGCAAGCAACATTTAGAGACCTGCTTGCAGTTAGAAGCAGATCGCATGAAACATTTGCAGTTTAAGCCGGATGAGGTGCTTCGCGAATTAGAAGTGATTAAAGAAGAGCGGCGCTTGCGTGTCGAGGATGATCCACAAAGCCTAACATGGGAACGTTTTATGGCCGCTGCGAATGTTGGGGGCGCCTATCATAATCCTGTTATTGGCTGGATGGAAGATATCACGCAATTATCATTGCAGGATTTAAAAGAATGGTACGAAAAATGGTATGCTCCTAATTTTGCAACCTTGGTGGTTGTGGGGGATGTAAATGCAGAAGAAGTCTATGCATTGGCACAAAAATATTTTGCACATATTCCTGCCTCTTCAGCCATAAAGCCAAAAGCAAAACCGCAAGTCGCACCATTAGGTAAACGCACCATTGAGGTACATGCAAAAGCGAATTTGCCATTTCTCATGTTGGGTTATGATGTGCCCAGTTTTTCAAGCAAAGCACTAGAGCAAAGAATATATGCATTGATGGTGTTACAATCCGTGCTAGATGGTGGTTTGAGTGCGCGTTTTGAAAAAGAATTAGTGCGTTCTCAAGCAGTGGCTGCTGAAGTGGGGGCGCATTATGATCCCTATCAACGTTACAATACACAATTTGTGATCAATGCAACGCCCAGTGAAGGCACAGACAATGCACTTTTGCTAAAAAGTATTGAGACAGAGATTGAGAAATTGGCTGAAACGCTGGTTTCTGATGATGAATTAAAACGCGCTAAAATGAACCTTGTGTCTGGGTATATTTATGAAAAAGATTCAACAAGCCAGCAGGCAATGCTGCTTGGTAAATTAAAAACTTTAGACTTGAATATTGATATGATGGATACCTTTGAGTCAAAGATTCAATCGATCACAGCAGAGGACGTTCAGACTGTTGCGAAAGAGTTTTTTACTGATAAAAGACAAACCATAGCGTGGCTTATCCCTGAAACACTATCATAA
- a CDS encoding M16 family metallopeptidase — translation MLRSFTKKNFIVGAVLTAIVAIVIGFKYFSDQAKEGSNMKLLSPQAFKSYQSLEGVINIHHWQNKWGTNVYFVRAPELPIVDVRVIFDAGSARNQNAIPLAYFSNFLLNHGTAAHNADKIAAEFEMLGAQYSAGAYRDMAFVNIRSLSEAKYLDKAIALYADVISKPQYDEASLSREKQNAISMLKLQAQTPQSIGEKAFFEALYPENTYAYWELGDEKSIQKIKPKDLNLFHQNFYVQNNAAVIIVGDVSLENANAISEQVLEGLPAGQKAPTLASVKMPIKQIEKKIKFSSTQTHIMYGMPVLKRQDPDYYSLVVGNHILGGNSQNNRVFDTVRGKHGLAYSAYSYFQPMAEAGPFMMVCQTRAEEAARAKGLLESLLKDYIAHGPTEDELAEAKQNLLGGYPLLFDSNSNIASQLSILGFYDLPLDYFNQYQNNVDKVTTASIKDAFARRIDLKKMVTVMVGEST, via the coding sequence ATGCTTAGATCATTCACAAAGAAAAATTTTATCGTTGGGGCTGTATTAACAGCCATTGTTGCGATCGTGATTGGGTTTAAATATTTTTCTGACCAGGCAAAAGAAGGAAGTAACATGAAACTGCTTTCCCCTCAAGCTTTCAAAAGCTATCAATCCTTAGAGGGTGTTATTAACATTCATCATTGGCAAAATAAATGGGGTACAAATGTATATTTTGTTAGAGCACCAGAATTGCCTATTGTAGACGTGCGCGTCATTTTTGATGCGGGTAGTGCACGTAACCAAAATGCTATTCCACTGGCATATTTTAGCAATTTCTTATTGAATCATGGAACAGCTGCTCACAATGCAGATAAAATAGCGGCAGAATTTGAAATGTTGGGTGCTCAATATTCTGCGGGTGCTTATCGTGATATGGCTTTTGTGAACATAAGAAGTTTATCTGAAGCAAAGTACTTAGATAAGGCGATTGCACTGTATGCTGACGTTATCAGTAAACCACAATATGATGAAGCTTCTTTAAGCAGAGAGAAGCAAAATGCTATTTCTATGTTAAAACTCCAAGCGCAGACACCGCAGTCTATTGGTGAGAAAGCTTTTTTTGAAGCACTTTATCCTGAAAATACTTATGCTTATTGGGAATTAGGAGATGAGAAAAGCATTCAGAAAATTAAGCCCAAAGATTTAAATCTTTTTCATCAAAATTTTTATGTACAAAATAATGCGGCCGTTATTATTGTAGGTGATGTATCTTTAGAAAATGCCAATGCCATTTCTGAGCAAGTATTGGAAGGATTGCCTGCAGGACAAAAAGCACCTACCTTGGCATCTGTGAAGATGCCAATCAAACAGATAGAGAAGAAAATAAAATTTTCTTCTACGCAAACCCATATTATGTATGGTATGCCGGTCTTAAAGCGCCAAGATCCTGATTATTATTCTTTAGTTGTGGGTAATCATATTTTAGGTGGTAACTCTCAAAACAATCGTGTCTTTGATACTGTGCGTGGCAAGCATGGTTTGGCATATTCTGCGTATAGCTATTTCCAACCGATGGCAGAAGCTGGGCCTTTTATGATGGTGTGTCAAACACGCGCAGAAGAAGCAGCACGTGCTAAAGGCTTATTAGAGAGTCTCTTAAAAGATTACATAGCGCATGGGCCAACGGAAGATGAATTGGCCGAAGCTAAGCAAAATCTATTGGGCGGCTATCCTTTATTATTTGATAGTAATAGTAATATTGCATCACAATTATCTATCTTAGGGTTCTATGATTTACCCTTAGACTATTTTAACCAATATCAAAATAACGTAGACAAAGTAACAACAGCCTCTATTAAAGATGCTTTTGCACGACGTATTGATTTGAAGAAGATGGTTACGGTAATGGTAGGAGAGTCAACATAG
- the rsmD gene encoding 16S rRNA (guanine(966)-N(2))-methyltransferase RsmD, which translates to MAGKWKGRKVDVLESNQLRPTADRVRETLFNWLMHDIVSAHCLDLFAGTGILGLEALSRGAAFVSFIEQDKVLTQHLKILLQRLTVTAEEMEVISSDALHWLDRQSAAKRYDIAFVDPPFAFDIYPILNKIAENKIMNENAIVYIEQGEALVPEHLPKSWHLYKHQKSGQVHYHLIRCGR; encoded by the coding sequence ATTGCAGGCAAATGGAAAGGGCGCAAAGTAGATGTTTTAGAAAGCAATCAATTGCGCCCTACTGCAGATAGAGTGCGGGAAACATTGTTCAATTGGTTGATGCATGACATTGTTTCTGCTCATTGTTTAGATTTATTTGCAGGTACGGGCATTTTAGGGCTTGAAGCATTGTCTCGTGGTGCTGCTTTTGTGAGCTTTATTGAGCAAGATAAGGTGTTGACGCAGCATTTAAAGATTTTATTGCAGCGTTTGACCGTGACAGCAGAAGAAATGGAAGTGATATCAAGTGATGCGCTACATTGGTTGGATAGACAGTCCGCTGCCAAGCGCTATGATATTGCTTTTGTTGATCCTCCTTTTGCTTTCGATATTTATCCTATCTTAAACAAAATTGCTGAAAATAAGATCATGAATGAGAATGCTATAGTATATATAGAGCAAGGTGAGGCATTAGTGCCTGAGCATTTGCCTAAATCATGGCATTTATATAAGCATCAAAAGAGCGGTCAGGTTCATTACCATTTAATTCGGTGCGGGAGGTAA
- a CDS encoding multifunctional CCA addition/repair protein yields MEVFLVGGAIRDELLGLQIKERDWVVVGATVKDMQKMNFRQVGKSFPVFLHPDTKEEFALARTEAKVGPGYHGFKFNFAPTVSLEEDLGRRDLTINAIAKNEAGDLIDPYGGLQDIGDRILRHVSPAFKEDPVRVLRVARFAAKLEHLGFQLAPETEALIKEMVQAGELEHLVPERVWKETERALQEKGPVAFIKVLRKTHALRVIYPELDKLYGVPQSADVHPEIDTGLHNEMVLWQAARLSGVAEVRFAALMHDLGKALTPEDKLPKHPGHEETGQKVLEGLCDRLKVPSKFKELAVLMMRYHGDCHDALSMSAQEILIFLERADAFRRPERFRQFLIACEADSRGRLGFEHVKYEPRALLEEAFYAADFINAREILKDKEIKAEQIKEALFNARVNVIETVRQRRLKDRKTTEKE; encoded by the coding sequence GTGGAAGTCTTTTTAGTTGGCGGTGCTATTCGGGACGAATTACTCGGTTTGCAGATCAAAGAGCGTGATTGGGTTGTGGTGGGTGCTACTGTTAAAGATATGCAGAAAATGAATTTTAGACAGGTTGGAAAATCCTTTCCTGTCTTTTTACATCCTGATACAAAAGAGGAATTTGCATTAGCTCGTACTGAAGCTAAAGTGGGGCCTGGTTATCATGGTTTTAAATTTAATTTTGCGCCTACGGTAAGCTTGGAAGAAGATTTGGGACGCAGAGATCTCACCATTAATGCCATTGCAAAAAATGAAGCGGGCGATCTCATTGATCCTTATGGGGGATTGCAGGATATTGGTGATAGAATTTTAAGGCATGTTTCACCGGCTTTTAAAGAAGATCCCGTGCGTGTACTACGCGTAGCACGTTTTGCTGCCAAGTTAGAGCATTTAGGTTTTCAATTAGCACCAGAAACGGAAGCACTCATTAAAGAGATGGTTCAAGCCGGTGAGCTTGAGCATCTTGTGCCAGAACGTGTTTGGAAAGAAACAGAGCGCGCATTACAAGAAAAAGGGCCTGTTGCATTTATAAAAGTTTTAAGAAAAACGCATGCGCTGAGAGTGATTTACCCAGAATTAGATAAGCTCTATGGTGTGCCACAATCTGCAGATGTGCATCCAGAGATTGATACCGGCTTGCATAATGAAATGGTACTTTGGCAAGCTGCGCGCCTTTCTGGAGTAGCCGAGGTGCGCTTTGCTGCACTCATGCATGATTTGGGTAAGGCATTGACCCCTGAAGATAAATTGCCTAAGCATCCAGGTCATGAAGAAACAGGCCAAAAAGTATTAGAAGGCTTGTGTGATAGACTTAAAGTCCCAAGTAAATTCAAAGAATTGGCTGTTTTGATGATGCGCTATCACGGTGACTGTCATGATGCTTTGAGCATGTCAGCACAAGAGATCCTCATTTTTCTTGAAAGGGCCGATGCCTTTAGAAGGCCAGAACGATTTAGGCAATTTCTCATTGCTTGTGAAGCAGATTCTCGTGGTCGTTTAGGTTTTGAACATGTGAAATATGAGCCTCGCGCTTTATTAGAAGAAGCTTTTTATGCAGCTGATTTTATAAATGCACGCGAAATTCTAAAAGACAAAGAAATCAAAGCAGAGCAAATAAAAGAAGCGCTTTTTAATGCGCGCGTGAATGTGATCGAAACAGTGAGACAGCGCCGATTGAAAGATAGAAAAACGACTGAAAAAGAGTAA